From the Phreatobacter oligotrophus genome, one window contains:
- the yghU gene encoding glutathione-dependent disulfide-bond oxidoreductase, which yields MTASDYTPPKVWTWNKASGGRFANINRPIAGPTHEKDLPVGRHPLQLYSLGTPNGVKVTVMLEELLALGHAGAEYDAWLIRINEGAQFSSGFVAANPNSKIPALVDHSGDKPVRVFESGAILVYLAEKFGAFLPTEPAARAETLSWLFWQMGSAPFLGGGFGHFYAYAPTKIEYAIDRYAMEVKRQMDVLDRRLAETPYVTGDEYTIADMAIWPWYGQLAKGLLYEAGEFLEVHTYTNVVRWSEQLFERPAVKRGRMVNRVTGDPASQLRERHEASDFDTKTEDKLAKPA from the coding sequence ATGACCGCATCCGACTACACGCCCCCGAAAGTCTGGACCTGGAACAAGGCGAGCGGCGGCCGCTTCGCCAATATCAACCGTCCCATCGCCGGTCCGACCCACGAGAAGGACCTGCCGGTCGGACGCCATCCGCTGCAGCTCTACTCGCTCGGCACGCCTAATGGCGTGAAGGTGACGGTGATGCTGGAAGAGCTCCTCGCCCTCGGCCATGCCGGCGCGGAATATGACGCCTGGCTCATCCGCATCAACGAGGGGGCTCAGTTCTCGTCGGGCTTCGTCGCGGCCAATCCGAACTCCAAGATTCCGGCCCTCGTCGACCACAGCGGCGACAAGCCGGTGCGGGTGTTCGAATCCGGCGCGATCCTCGTCTATCTCGCCGAGAAGTTCGGCGCCTTCCTGCCGACGGAGCCGGCTGCCCGCGCCGAGACGCTGTCCTGGCTGTTCTGGCAGATGGGCTCGGCGCCCTTCCTCGGCGGCGGCTTCGGCCATTTCTACGCCTATGCGCCGACCAAGATCGAATATGCCATCGACCGCTACGCCATGGAGGTGAAGCGGCAGATGGACGTGCTCGACCGCCGCCTGGCCGAGACGCCCTATGTGACCGGTGACGAGTATACCATCGCCGACATGGCGATCTGGCCCTGGTACGGGCAGCTCGCCAAGGGCCTGCTCTATGAGGCCGGCGAATTCCTCGAGGTCCACACCTATACCAACGTGGTGCGCTGGTCGGAGCAGCTCTTCGAGCGGCCGGCGGTGAAGCGGGGCCGCATGGTCAACCGCGTGACGGGCGATCCCGCGAGCCAGCTCCGCGAGCGGCACGAAGCCAGCGACTTCGACACCAAGACCGAGGACAAGCTGGCGAAGCCCGCCTGA
- a CDS encoding (R)-mandelonitrile lyase, with protein sequence MDIKRCGATESRRPPAAWFTGSVWQDPIIETEAPARVRAAVVRFDPGARTNWHTHPLGQTLFVTAGSGFVQKLGGPIEEIRAGDTVWIPPGEKHWHGAGPKTAMTHIAIHEALDGSHVDWMEPVTDEQYRGA encoded by the coding sequence ATGGACATCAAGCGTTGCGGAGCGACGGAATCGCGGCGCCCCCCGGCAGCCTGGTTCACCGGCAGCGTCTGGCAGGACCCCATCATCGAGACCGAGGCGCCGGCCCGGGTCCGCGCCGCCGTCGTCCGCTTCGATCCGGGCGCGCGCACCAACTGGCACACCCATCCGCTGGGGCAGACGCTCTTCGTCACCGCCGGCTCAGGCTTCGTCCAGAAGCTCGGCGGCCCCATCGAGGAGATTCGCGCCGGTGACACCGTCTGGATCCCGCCGGGCGAGAAGCACTGGCACGGCGCCGGGCCGAAGACCGCCATGACCCATATCGCCATCCACGAGGCGCTGGACGGCAGCCATGTCGACTGGATGGAGCCGGTCACCGACGAACAGTATCGCGGCGCCTGA
- a CDS encoding sulfite oxidase, protein MHKSAEETLSHRPSGLSRRGAMGASLATIAAVTGGASLAGMPRTALAQSAPAPAAAPARPAGPQPFDFPGKERGLKLLGDRPLVAETPEALLDDDTTPIAKFFIRNNGQIPAEITDRDGWRFTVEGEVERPLTLSVAELKSRFQAQTFRMVLECGGNGRSFFQPAARGNQWTNGGAGCAEWTGVRLADVLQAAGLKPTAKFTGHFGADPHLSGDTDKDAISRGMPIEKALEPHSLIVWQMNGEPLPHIHGGPLRLVVPGWPASLSSKWLKRILVRATPHDGQGMGGTSYRMPTQPIIPGSNVDGKTNFADMTSMPLRAIITAPANGTRLPEATRHLPLRGAAWAGDYEVAKVEVSADAGQRWQTMTLSRPRNRYDWVRWTGTVELPTAGYYELWVRATDSRGIAQPHVATNWNPQGYGANPLHRVAVLVG, encoded by the coding sequence ATGCACAAGAGCGCCGAGGAGACCCTGTCCCATCGACCGAGCGGCCTGTCGCGCCGCGGGGCCATGGGCGCCAGCCTTGCCACCATCGCCGCCGTCACGGGTGGCGCCAGCCTCGCGGGCATGCCCCGGACGGCGCTGGCCCAGAGCGCGCCGGCTCCTGCCGCGGCGCCCGCCCGTCCCGCCGGCCCGCAGCCCTTCGACTTTCCCGGCAAGGAGCGCGGGCTGAAACTGCTTGGCGACCGGCCGCTTGTCGCCGAGACGCCGGAGGCCCTGCTCGACGACGACACGACGCCCATCGCCAAGTTCTTCATCCGCAACAATGGCCAGATCCCCGCGGAGATCACTGACCGCGACGGCTGGCGCTTCACCGTCGAGGGTGAGGTGGAGCGTCCGCTCACCCTGTCCGTCGCCGAGCTCAAATCCCGCTTCCAGGCCCAGACCTTCCGCATGGTTCTGGAATGCGGCGGCAATGGCCGCTCCTTCTTCCAGCCGGCCGCCCGCGGCAACCAGTGGACCAATGGCGGCGCCGGCTGCGCCGAATGGACCGGCGTGCGCCTTGCCGACGTGTTGCAGGCCGCCGGCCTGAAACCCACGGCGAAATTCACCGGTCATTTCGGCGCCGATCCGCATCTCTCCGGCGACACCGACAAGGATGCCATCTCCCGCGGCATGCCCATCGAGAAGGCGCTGGAGCCGCATTCCCTCATCGTCTGGCAGATGAACGGCGAGCCGCTGCCGCATATCCATGGCGGGCCGCTGCGCCTCGTCGTTCCGGGCTGGCCGGCCTCGCTCTCGTCCAAGTGGCTGAAGCGCATCCTCGTCCGCGCCACGCCCCATGACGGCCAGGGCATGGGCGGCACGTCCTACCGCATGCCGACCCAGCCGATCATCCCCGGCTCCAATGTCGACGGGAAGACCAACTTCGCCGACATGACCTCCATGCCGCTGCGCGCCATCATCACCGCGCCGGCCAATGGCACCCGCCTGCCGGAGGCGACGCGCCACCTCCCGCTGCGCGGGGCGGCCTGGGCTGGCGATTACGAGGTGGCCAAGGTCGAGGTCTCGGCCGATGCCGGCCAGCGTTGGCAGACCATGACGCTCAGCCGCCCGCGCAACCGCTACGACTGGGTCCGCTGGACCGGCACCGTCGAACTGCCGACGGCCGGCTACTACGAGCTCTGGGTCCGCGCCACGGACTCGCGGGGCATCGCCCAGCCTCATGTGGCCACCAACTGGAACCCGCAGGGCTACGGCGCCAATCCGCTCCACCGCGTCGCCGTTCTGGTGGGCTGA
- a CDS encoding MgtC/SapB family protein, with product MTLAAVQSFQLVPFLDTIISLATAFVLGTLIGAERQFRQRTAGLRTNVLVAVGAAAFVDIGMRLNGNASAAHVLAYVVSGVGFLGAGVIMREGLNIRGLNTAATLWGSAAVGATAGADFVAEAVLIALFVLAANTALRPLVNLINRQPLDETTTEATYELHVSASSEDIGRIREVVEGHLEAHNYAVRETSTEDLSDETTELTVVLAASTAKPGELEGVIAAVGRTPGVRHATWSMRTSD from the coding sequence ATGACCCTTGCCGCCGTCCAATCCTTCCAGCTGGTGCCCTTTCTCGACACCATCATCAGCCTCGCCACGGCCTTCGTGCTGGGCACGCTGATCGGCGCGGAACGGCAATTCCGGCAGCGCACCGCGGGCCTGCGCACCAATGTGCTGGTGGCGGTGGGCGCTGCCGCCTTCGTCGACATCGGCATGCGGCTCAACGGCAATGCCAGTGCCGCCCATGTGCTGGCCTATGTGGTCTCCGGCGTCGGCTTCCTCGGCGCCGGCGTCATCATGCGCGAGGGGCTGAACATCCGCGGCCTCAACACGGCGGCGACCCTCTGGGGCTCGGCGGCGGTCGGCGCCACGGCCGGGGCCGATTTCGTCGCCGAGGCGGTGCTGATCGCACTCTTCGTCCTTGCCGCCAACACGGCGCTGAGGCCGCTGGTCAACCTCATCAACCGCCAGCCGCTGGACGAGACCACGACGGAGGCAACCTACGAGCTCCACGTCTCGGCGTCCTCGGAGGATATCGGGCGCATCCGCGAGGTGGTCGAGGGCCATCTCGAGGCGCACAACTACGCGGTGCGGGAGACCTCGACCGAGGACCTGTCGGACGAGACGACGGAGCTGACCGTCGTGCTCGCCGCGTCCACCGCCAAGCCCGGCGAACTCGAGGGGGTCATCGCCGCCGTCGGCCGCACGCCGGGCGTCCGGCATGCCACCTGGTCGATGCGCACCAGCGACTGA
- a CDS encoding putative bifunctional diguanylate cyclase/phosphodiesterase, with protein sequence MSVPGHQTGETVSRTMRERLIEPIARLWGLPDDPDLLHAQHRAFSRQVPLMYVILMTNTWALAATHIAHAPAWITIGVPVVMTLFTGLRIAMWWRQRGGQVTPELARAELSRTLKLAFVISLSFAVWSLSLYGYGTAYTRAHVAFYMAITVISCIFCLMHLRPAGLTVAVIVNGLFVGFFISSGEPTFIASAVNVGLVSLAMLIILNINYNHFTHMVQAQAEAVALGNENFRLANLDSLTDLPNRRAFFARLAEAYDSPAQDRFLAVGILDLDGFKPVNDAFGHGVGDRLLQEVSRRLEAACAPHGIFLARLGGDEFAFLLTSKASEEDCLAWGQEVCDVLSRHFSLAGTVVQISGSLGIATQHHHIHSPQDLMYRADYALYQAKRGQRGSVVMFSEAHNDEIRRHAVIEQALRSADLESELKVLFQPIVDVRTEQAIGFEALARWVSPTLGPVSPGEFIPVAERGGFVSRLTTILLKKALETATAWPAPLRLSFNLSAQDLSSPENLLRITAVIGQSAFDPRRLDLEITETAFAFDPAQVRRSVLQLRDLGCGISIDDFGTGYSSLSRLHSLPLTKLKIDRSFIARIEQDAASHNIVRSLIALSRDMKLDCVIEGVETAGELEVLRELGGVLVQGYFYSPPVEADALAGCLSRFDQTRAATMGEAGLKAS encoded by the coding sequence ATGAGTGTTCCGGGACACCAGACCGGCGAGACAGTGTCACGGACTATGCGCGAGCGGCTGATCGAGCCCATCGCCCGGCTCTGGGGATTGCCAGACGATCCCGATCTGCTCCACGCGCAGCACCGCGCCTTCTCGCGGCAGGTGCCGCTCATGTACGTCATCCTCATGACGAATACCTGGGCGCTGGCGGCCACCCACATCGCCCATGCGCCGGCCTGGATCACCATCGGCGTGCCCGTCGTGATGACGCTCTTCACCGGCCTCAGGATCGCCATGTGGTGGCGGCAGCGCGGCGGTCAGGTGACGCCAGAACTGGCGCGGGCTGAGCTCAGCCGCACGCTCAAGCTTGCCTTCGTCATCTCGCTGAGCTTCGCCGTCTGGTCGCTCTCGCTCTACGGCTATGGCACGGCCTACACGCGCGCCCATGTGGCGTTTTACATGGCCATCACCGTCATCAGCTGCATCTTCTGCCTGATGCACCTGCGGCCGGCGGGCCTGACGGTGGCGGTGATCGTCAACGGCCTGTTCGTGGGCTTCTTCATCAGCTCGGGTGAGCCGACCTTCATCGCCTCGGCGGTCAATGTCGGCCTCGTCTCGCTGGCGATGCTGATCATCCTGAACATCAACTACAACCACTTCACCCACATGGTTCAGGCGCAGGCCGAGGCCGTGGCGCTCGGCAACGAGAACTTCCGCCTGGCGAACCTCGATAGCCTCACGGACCTGCCGAACCGCCGGGCCTTCTTCGCCCGCCTCGCCGAAGCCTATGACAGCCCGGCGCAGGACCGGTTCCTCGCGGTCGGCATTCTCGACCTCGATGGGTTCAAGCCGGTGAACGACGCCTTCGGCCACGGCGTGGGCGACCGCCTGCTGCAAGAGGTCAGCCGGCGGCTGGAGGCCGCCTGCGCACCCCACGGGATCTTCCTCGCCCGGCTCGGCGGCGACGAATTCGCCTTCCTGCTGACGTCCAAGGCCAGCGAGGAGGACTGCCTCGCCTGGGGCCAGGAGGTCTGCGACGTCCTGTCGCGGCATTTCTCCCTCGCCGGCACGGTCGTGCAGATCTCGGGGTCGCTGGGCATCGCGACCCAGCATCATCACATCCACTCGCCGCAGGACCTGATGTATCGCGCCGACTACGCCCTCTACCAGGCAAAGCGCGGCCAGCGTGGGTCGGTCGTGATGTTCTCCGAGGCCCATAATGACGAGATCCGCCGCCATGCCGTGATCGAGCAGGCGCTGCGGTCGGCGGACCTCGAGAGCGAGCTCAAGGTGCTCTTCCAGCCCATCGTCGACGTGAGGACCGAGCAGGCCATCGGCTTCGAGGCGCTCGCCCGCTGGGTCAGCCCCACCCTCGGGCCGGTATCGCCCGGCGAGTTCATTCCGGTCGCCGAACGCGGCGGCTTCGTGTCGCGCCTGACCACGATCCTCCTGAAGAAGGCGCTGGAGACCGCGACGGCCTGGCCCGCGCCCCTGCGGCTGTCCTTCAACCTCTCGGCCCAGGACCTCAGCTCGCCGGAAAACCTCCTCAGGATCACGGCGGTGATCGGCCAGTCCGCCTTCGATCCGCGCCGCCTCGACCTCGAGATCACCGAGACCGCCTTCGCCTTCGACCCCGCCCAGGTGAGGCGCTCGGTCCTGCAGCTGCGGGATCTCGGCTGCGGCATCTCGATCGATGATTTCGGCACGGGCTATTCGAGCCTGTCCCGGCTGCATTCCCTGCCGCTGACGAAACTGAAGATCGACCGCAGCTTCATCGCCCGCATCGAACAGGACGCCGCCAGCCACAACATCGTCCGCTCGCTCATCGCGCTCAGCCGCGACATGAAGCTGGACTGCGTCATCGAGGGCGTCGAGACGGCAGGCGAGCTGGAGGTGCTGCGCGAGCTCGGCGGTGTGCTGGTCCAGGGCTATTTCTACTCCCCGCCCGTCGAGGCCGACGCCCTGGCGGGCTGCCTCAGCCGGTTCGACCAGACGCGCGCGGCGACGATGGGTGAGGCTGGCCTCAAGGCGTCCTGA
- a CDS encoding MacB family efflux pump subunit produces the protein MAEPLLVLTHIRREFRTGEDSFAALKDINLTIEAGEMVAIIGASGSGKSTLMNILGCLDRPTSGDYRIAGRSVAGMTPDERADLRREHFGFIFQRYHLLDELNALENVEIPAIYGGRSRGAREGRAKELLSRLGMGARLAHRPNQLSGGQQQRVSIARSLMNGAEVILADEPTGALDRQTSGEVLEILKELNAEGHTVIIVTHDPGVAAHARRIIEISDGDIVADRRTETTAEPVTANRPRGAGQRRGWLARIASFGEAARMALIAMNAHRLRSFLTMLGIIIGIASVLCVVALGQGSRERVLANISNLGTNTLEIFPGTDFGDVRSGRIKTLVLDDARALQQQPFAAAVTPTVSTSSTVRLGATEATVMVNGVGDQYFTVKGTRLSEGQFFDADSVRSLVQEVVIDDNTSKTLFPMGTASAIGTIVLIGKVPCRIIGITRRQQSGFGSSQSLTVYLPYTTVQARFLGDPALRSIIVRVADTTPTNRALEAATRLLEQRHGRKDFFVLNTDDIRQTITSTTETLALLIAAIAVISLIVGGVGVMNIMLVSVVERTREIGVRMAVGGRASDILEQFLIEAVLITLIGGVAGILVALGFGIVFNALVPAFSLIYSPLSIVLAFGFSSLIGLVFGFLPARSAARLDPVEALAQ, from the coding sequence ATGGCGGAGCCGCTGCTCGTCCTCACCCATATCCGCCGGGAATTCCGCACCGGCGAGGACAGTTTCGCCGCGCTCAAGGACATCAACCTCACCATCGAAGCCGGCGAGATGGTCGCGATCATCGGCGCGTCGGGGTCGGGCAAGTCGACGCTGATGAACATCCTCGGCTGCCTCGACCGGCCGACCAGCGGCGACTATCGCATTGCCGGACGAAGCGTCGCCGGCATGACGCCTGACGAGCGGGCCGATCTTCGCCGCGAGCATTTCGGCTTCATCTTCCAGCGCTATCACCTGCTCGACGAGCTGAACGCGCTGGAAAACGTCGAGATTCCGGCCATCTATGGCGGCCGCTCGCGGGGCGCACGCGAGGGCCGGGCGAAGGAACTACTGTCGCGCCTCGGCATGGGGGCGCGGCTGGCCCACCGGCCGAACCAACTCTCCGGCGGCCAGCAGCAGCGCGTCTCGATCGCCCGGTCGCTGATGAACGGGGCCGAGGTGATCCTGGCGGATGAACCGACCGGGGCCCTCGACCGGCAGACCAGCGGCGAGGTGCTGGAGATCCTCAAGGAGCTGAACGCCGAGGGACACACCGTCATCATCGTGACCCATGACCCGGGCGTCGCGGCCCATGCGCGGCGGATCATCGAGATCAGCGACGGCGACATTGTTGCAGACCGGCGGACAGAGACTACGGCAGAGCCGGTGACGGCGAACCGCCCGCGGGGCGCCGGCCAGCGGCGGGGCTGGCTGGCGCGGATCGCGAGCTTCGGCGAGGCGGCGCGCATGGCGCTGATCGCCATGAATGCCCACCGCCTGCGCTCGTTCCTGACCATGCTCGGCATCATCATCGGCATCGCCTCGGTGCTCTGCGTCGTGGCGCTCGGCCAGGGATCGCGCGAGCGCGTGCTCGCCAACATCTCGAACCTCGGCACCAATACGCTGGAGATCTTCCCCGGCACCGATTTCGGCGACGTGCGCTCCGGCCGCATTAAGACACTGGTGCTGGACGATGCCCGCGCCCTGCAACAGCAGCCCTTCGCCGCCGCGGTCACGCCGACCGTCTCCACCTCCTCCACCGTGCGGCTGGGTGCGACCGAGGCCACCGTGATGGTCAATGGCGTCGGCGACCAGTACTTCACGGTGAAGGGAACGCGGCTCAGCGAGGGGCAGTTCTTCGATGCCGACAGCGTTCGGTCCCTCGTCCAGGAAGTGGTCATCGACGACAACACCTCGAAGACGCTCTTCCCGATGGGCACCGCCTCGGCCATCGGCACGATTGTGCTCATCGGCAAGGTGCCCTGCCGCATCATCGGCATCACGCGGCGCCAGCAGAGCGGGTTCGGCTCCAGCCAGAGCCTGACGGTCTATCTGCCCTACACCACGGTCCAGGCGCGCTTCCTCGGCGACCCGGCGCTGCGGAGCATCATCGTCCGCGTCGCCGATACGACCCCGACGAACCGGGCCCTCGAGGCCGCGACGCGCCTCCTGGAGCAGCGCCATGGCCGCAAGGACTTCTTCGTCCTCAACACCGACGACATCCGCCAGACCATCACCTCGACCACCGAGACCCTCGCCCTGCTCATCGCCGCCATCGCGGTGATCTCGCTCATCGTCGGCGGCGTCGGGGTGATGAACATCATGCTGGTCTCGGTGGTGGAGCGCACACGCGAGATTGGTGTCCGCATGGCGGTCGGTGGCCGCGCCAGCGACATTCTCGAACAGTTCCTGATCGAGGCTGTGCTGATCACCCTCATCGGCGGGGTGGCCGGCATCCTGGTGGCGCTCGGCTTCGGGATCGTGTTCAACGCCCTCGTACCGGCCTTCTCGCTGATCTATTCGCCGCTATCCATCGTCCTGGCCTTCGGCTTTTCCAGCCTCATCGGCCTCGTCTTTGGCTTCCTGCCGGCACGGTCGGCGGCGCGTCTCGATCCGGTCGAGGCCCTGGCGCAGTAG
- a CDS encoding efflux RND transporter periplasmic adaptor subunit produces MKRLFVLMLVIAALAAAYVGHRRFGQPAADTLITAAATVGSVEQTVLASGSVRPVRLVAVGAQVSGRVTRLAVTPGQRIARGDLVAEIDSTSQQNSLRSAEASLQSVRAQRDEKAVSLSYAELTLTRQRTMLTQTATSRADFETAESSVKTLKAQIANLDGQIAQAEASLDIARVNLGYTRITAPIDGTVLAIVTQEGQTVNAVQSAPTLVVLGDLSAMQVRAEISEADVIRVKPGMPVYFTILGDTARRFEGRIETIDPAPESVKTDSSFTTSTTTSSSTSSTSSAIYYYGQFRVPNDDGVLRTYMTAQVVVVLAEAKGVVTVPSAAIVTRGPDGTATVQVLDDAGRPQPREVRVGIDNKVTAEIATGLSAGERVVIGRRAASEAPAGRPGMGPPGGGL; encoded by the coding sequence TTGAAGCGCCTTTTCGTGCTCATGCTCGTCATCGCGGCCCTCGCCGCGGCCTATGTGGGTCATCGCCGCTTCGGGCAGCCGGCGGCCGACACGCTGATCACCGCGGCCGCGACCGTCGGCTCGGTGGAGCAGACGGTTCTCGCCAGCGGGTCCGTACGGCCGGTGCGCCTCGTCGCCGTCGGCGCCCAGGTCTCGGGGCGCGTGACGCGGCTCGCGGTCACGCCCGGGCAGCGGATAGCCCGCGGCGACCTCGTGGCGGAGATCGATTCAACGTCCCAGCAGAACAGCCTGCGCAGCGCCGAGGCCTCGTTGCAGAGCGTGCGCGCCCAGCGCGACGAGAAGGCCGTGAGCCTCTCCTATGCCGAGCTCACGCTGACCCGCCAGCGCACCATGCTGACCCAGACCGCCACGTCGCGGGCCGATTTCGAGACGGCCGAAAGCTCGGTGAAGACGCTCAAGGCCCAGATCGCCAATCTCGACGGACAGATTGCCCAAGCGGAAGCCAGCCTCGACATTGCGCGGGTCAATCTCGGCTACACCCGCATCACCGCCCCGATCGACGGCACCGTCCTCGCCATCGTCACGCAGGAGGGCCAGACGGTGAACGCCGTCCAGTCCGCCCCCACTCTCGTCGTGCTCGGCGATCTGTCCGCCATGCAGGTGCGGGCCGAGATCTCGGAGGCTGATGTCATCCGGGTGAAGCCGGGGATGCCGGTCTATTTCACCATTCTCGGGGACACGGCCCGGCGTTTCGAGGGGAGGATCGAGACCATCGACCCGGCGCCGGAATCGGTGAAGACCGACAGCAGTTTCACCACCTCGACCACGACCTCGTCGAGCACCTCGTCGACATCCTCGGCGATCTACTACTACGGCCAGTTCCGGGTGCCGAACGATGACGGCGTGCTGCGCACCTACATGACCGCGCAGGTCGTGGTGGTGCTGGCGGAGGCGAAGGGCGTGGTCACCGTGCCCTCCGCCGCCATCGTCACGCGCGGCCCGGACGGCACCGCGACCGTCCAGGTCCTCGATGACGCCGGCCGTCCCCAGCCGCGCGAGGTCCGGGTCGGCATCGACAACAAGGTGACGGCGGAAATCGCCACCGGCCTGTCCGCCGGCGAACGCGTGGTCATCGGCCGGCGTGCGGCGAGCGAAGCGCCGGCCGGGCGGCCCGGCATGGGCCCGCCGGGCGGAGGGCTTTGA
- a CDS encoding efflux transporter outer membrane subunit, with product MRPLPRSWRSLALLSLGLLAGGCVVGPDYRAPEPALPGRYLNARSGPSVTAASLDGWWKRFGDPVLDALIAEAVANNLDVEQAKARVRQARATRLQTAAALAPSVDGSAASTHSRTSASASGANVSSNLYQAGFDASWELDLFGANRRSLEAATRSAEASEEDLRATLLTLVGDVAQNYIEARGYLARAALARRTTASQRETAELTRAKVDAGASSPVDLAKARALAASTQANVPTLEASFAKSAHRLGVLLGRGPEAVVARMRRDATIPAPRRPLPPGLPADVLRNRPDLRQAERKLAQATALIGQAEAALYPSVTLSGTLATSGVRVGDLANASSLAWSFGPSVTVPIFDAGRRRAAVAVEQALRDQSHAAYHGAILAALEDVENALVGLAQQRLRSGHLDTAARGYREAARLARIRYAGGSSSFLDVLDAERSLYDAEDNLLQSRILAATSFVALGKALGGGWAGEIDAARARVVDSNTGPRLATRPAPRD from the coding sequence GTGCGCCCCCTCCCCCGTTCATGGCGGTCCCTTGCCCTGCTGTCGCTGGGCCTGCTGGCGGGCGGCTGCGTCGTCGGACCCGACTATCGCGCTCCTGAGCCGGCCCTCCCGGGGCGCTACCTCAACGCGCGATCGGGGCCCTCGGTGACGGCGGCTTCGCTCGATGGCTGGTGGAAACGCTTCGGCGACCCCGTGCTCGACGCGCTCATCGCCGAGGCGGTGGCCAACAACCTGGATGTCGAGCAGGCCAAGGCGCGGGTGCGCCAGGCCCGTGCGACGCGCCTGCAGACCGCCGCCGCCCTTGCGCCGTCGGTCGATGGCAGCGCCGCGTCGACCCATAGCCGCACCAGCGCCTCGGCCAGCGGCGCCAATGTCTCCAGCAATCTCTACCAGGCCGGCTTCGACGCGAGCTGGGAGCTCGATCTGTTCGGCGCCAACCGCCGCAGCCTCGAGGCGGCGACGCGCAGCGCGGAGGCGAGCGAGGAAGACCTCAGGGCGACGCTTCTGACACTCGTCGGGGATGTCGCCCAGAACTATATCGAGGCGCGCGGCTATCTCGCTCGCGCGGCGCTGGCCCGGCGCACCACCGCGAGCCAGCGCGAGACGGCGGAGCTGACGAGGGCCAAGGTGGATGCCGGCGCCTCCTCGCCGGTCGATCTCGCCAAGGCCCGGGCGCTCGCCGCCAGCACCCAGGCCAATGTGCCGACGCTGGAAGCCTCCTTCGCCAAGTCAGCCCACAGGCTCGGCGTCCTGCTGGGCCGCGGCCCGGAGGCCGTGGTCGCCCGGATGCGGCGCGACGCGACCATTCCGGCGCCGCGCAGGCCTCTGCCCCCCGGCCTTCCGGCGGACGTCCTGCGCAACCGGCCCGACCTGCGCCAGGCCGAACGCAAGCTCGCCCAGGCAACGGCCCTCATCGGCCAGGCCGAGGCCGCGCTCTATCCCTCCGTGACGCTGAGCGGCACCCTCGCGACCAGCGGGGTGCGCGTCGGCGATCTCGCCAATGCCTCGTCGCTGGCCTGGTCCTTCGGGCCTTCGGTGACCGTGCCGATCTTCGATGCCGGGCGGCGGCGGGCTGCGGTGGCCGTGGAGCAGGCGCTGCGCGACCAGTCCCACGCCGCCTATCACGGCGCCATCCTCGCAGCGCTCGAAGACGTCGAGAACGCCCTCGTGGGGCTTGCCCAGCAGCGCCTTCGCTCCGGCCATCTCGACACGGCGGCGCGCGGCTATCGCGAGGCGGCGCGGCTCGCCCGCATCCGCTACGCCGGCGGTTCGTCGAGCTTCCTCGATGTGCTCGACGCCGAGCGGTCGCTCTACGACGCCGAAGACAACCTGCTGCAGAGCCGCATACTCGCCGCCACGAGCTTTGTCGCGCTCGGCAAGGCGCTGGGCGGCGGCTGGGCCGGCGAGATCGACGCCGCGCGCGCGCGGGTGGTCGACAGCAACACCGGCCCGCGGCTTGCCACCCGGCCCGCCCCCCGCGACTGA
- a CDS encoding TetR/AcrR family transcriptional regulator, protein MNDVPSPTPRRGRPKSLSDAHQQDRALGALRRVLAERGYAGTTMDMVAAAAGLSKKTLYALFDSKEKLFGALVDRHRASILDLPRPPSDRPLAEELAAIFRLDADPADVEERQAVMHLMLAEARRHAELLPVLSAHGPLTAEALLAEWLQREQERGRIAASDPRDLAAILLGLVFGVLAPRPLAPAPMDFSSRRRMALLAIDVFLNGAEARGGTA, encoded by the coding sequence ATGAACGACGTCCCATCACCGACGCCCCGGCGCGGCCGGCCGAAATCGCTCAGTGATGCCCACCAGCAGGATCGTGCCCTCGGCGCCCTGCGCCGGGTCCTGGCCGAGCGGGGCTATGCCGGCACGACCATGGACATGGTGGCCGCCGCCGCGGGCCTGTCGAAGAAGACGCTCTATGCGCTGTTCGACAGCAAGGAGAAGCTGTTCGGCGCGCTGGTGGACCGGCATCGCGCCAGCATTCTCGACCTGCCGCGTCCGCCCTCGGACCGGCCGCTTGCGGAGGAGCTCGCCGCCATCTTCCGGCTCGACGCCGACCCCGCCGATGTCGAGGAGCGGCAGGCGGTGATGCATCTCATGCTCGCCGAAGCCCGCCGCCATGCCGAATTGCTCCCGGTGCTGAGCGCCCATGGGCCGCTGACGGCGGAGGCCTTGCTGGCGGAGTGGTTGCAGCGCGAACAGGAGAGGGGGCGCATTGCCGCCAGCGATCCGCGGGACCTCGCCGCCATCCTCCTCGGGCTGGTCTTCGGTGTCCTCGCCCCGCGGCCCCTTGCGCCCGCACCGATGGATTTTTCCTCGCGTCGCCGCATGGCGCTGCTCGCCATCGACGTCTTTCTCAACGGCGCTGAGGCGCGGGGAGGCACGGCCTGA